One genomic window of Solanum dulcamara chromosome 12, daSolDulc1.2, whole genome shotgun sequence includes the following:
- the LOC129877498 gene encoding uncharacterized protein LOC129877498 → MSTLDITKMWRDPGAPADSFYQVRPECKDIPKSKFRIKNGKTLSERKWRAAFSPEGYLDIGKTLGRIHRGGIHPSIRGEVWEFLLGCYDPKSSYAEREDMRRQRRTQYAILKEECRTMFPVIGSGRYITAPVITEDGDPILDPLVLQEAKAAKEAKEATSGGQGNVTGASDDYEMVKEHDKRVIEWKLSLHQIGLDVARTDRSLVFYEKQENLSKLWDILSVYAWFDKDVNYCQGMSDLCSPMIILLDDEADAFWCFERLMRRLRGNFRYTESSVGVESQLNNLASVTQVIDPKLHQHLDKLGGGDYLFAVRMLMVLFRREFSFCDSLYLWEMMWALEYDPDLFLIYEDPELVAEKSEESKSKSKSRQVGKYERENMKNAGKAAEAPLPISVFLVASVLKDKSDKLLTEARGLDDVVKILNDVNGNLDAKKACTGAMKLHKKYLKKAANTNR, encoded by the exons ATGTCAACTTTAGATATTACAAAAATGTGGAGGGATCCTGGTGCTCCGGCTGATTCATTCTATCAGGTTCGGCCGGAATGTAAGGACATTCCCAAGTCCAAATTTAGAATCAAG AATGGGAAGACCTTAAGTGAAAGAAAATGGCGTGCTGCGTTTTCTCCAGAAGGTTATCTTGATATAGGCAAAACTCTCGGTCGAATTCATCGAGGG GGAATTCATCCATCAATTAGAGGTGAAGTTTGGGAATTCTTACTTGGTTGCTATGATCCAAAGAGCTCATATGCAGAGCGAGAGGATATGAGACGACAACGGAG GACACAATATGCTATACTAAAAGAAGAATGCCGCACAATGTTTCCGGTGATTGGAAGTGGTCGATATATTACTGCACCTGTAATAACAGAAGACGGCGATCCTATTCTAGATCCTTTAGTACTTCAAGAGGCAAAAGCAGCAAAAGAGGCAAAAGAAGCGACTTCAGGTGGTCAAGGAAATG TAACAGGTGCTTCCGATGATTATGAAATGGTAAAGGAGCATGACAAAAGAGTGATAGAGTGGAAACTCTCTTTACACCAGATAG GACTCGATGTGGCTCGAACCGACAGATCACTTGTCTTTTATGAGAAACAAGAGAATCTATCGAAGCTTTGGGATATCTTGTCTGTTTATGCTTGGTTTGACAAAGATGTTAATTATTGTCAAG GGATGAGTGATCTTTGCTCTCCAATGATTATTCTTCTCGACGATGAAGCAGATGCATTTTGGTGCTTCGAACGTTTAATGAGAAGACTG AGAGGAAATTTCAGATACACCGAGAGTTCTGTTGGAGTAGAATCCCAGCTAAATAATCTAGCTTCAGTAACTCAAGTTATTGATCCCAAACTTCACCAACACTTAG ATAAATTAGGTGGAGGTGATTACCTGTTTGCTGTCCGGATGCTCATGGTTTTGTTCCGTCGAGAGTTTTCTTTTTGTGATTCATTATATCTTTGGGAG ATGATGTGGGCGCTGGAATATGATCCAGACTTGTTTCTTATATATGAAGACCCTGAATTAGTTGCGGAAAAATCTGAAGaatctaaatcaaaatcaaagtCACGCCAGGTTGGGAAATATGAGCGAGAAAACATGAAAAATGCAGGCAAAGCTGCTGAAGCCCCCCTCCCTATTTCCGTTTTCCTCGTAGCCAGCGTCCTGAAAGACAAGAGTGATAAATTGCTAACAGAAGCAAGAGGACTGGACGACGTTGTTAAG ATATTGAATGATGTTAACGGAAATCTGGACGCTAAAAAGGCATGCACCGGTGCAATGAAACTTCATAAGAAGTATCTTAAAAAG GCGGCGAACACCAACAGGTAG